In Amycolatopsis jiangsuensis, the following proteins share a genomic window:
- a CDS encoding molybdopterin-dependent oxidoreductase has translation MKEKPLMGEEEPSRTDDAEPRPSGRLVGAWRGLDAWVTEAQTRFGARAAQARTGATQAKSRVQQAKERVDERIEKLPIPKEEQFKGGAHGERATARVGSLLGIAFLICFVTGLLSHLIQHPPEWFFWPSRPAWLYRVNQGAHVISGVAAIPLLLAKLWSVYPKLFERPLVRSLPHAVERLSILVLSGSAFFELSTGLLNVAQNYPWNFYFPEVHYAVAWVAIGSVFVHVAVKLPVVRRALSREPEAAEPEKTPGLSRRGFLRTTWITTGVAVVATAGVAVPALRNVSGLSWRSDKGTQKLPVNRTAVAAQVTMTARDPNWRLEVATPAGTKQLTLADLRALPQTTAELPIACVEGWSQIATWRGVSFPDLLRAVGSEPGAEVRVSSLEKAGLYATSLLPGEHTSDSLTLLALELNGETLNIDHGYPCRVIAPSRPGVLQTKWVEKLEVL, from the coding sequence GTGAAGGAGAAACCCCTGATGGGCGAGGAAGAGCCCTCGCGCACGGATGATGCGGAGCCGCGCCCGTCGGGCAGGCTGGTCGGCGCGTGGCGCGGGCTCGATGCCTGGGTGACCGAAGCGCAGACACGCTTCGGTGCGCGGGCCGCACAGGCAAGAACCGGCGCGACACAGGCGAAAAGCCGGGTGCAGCAGGCGAAAGAGCGCGTGGACGAGCGCATCGAGAAGTTGCCGATCCCGAAGGAGGAGCAGTTCAAGGGCGGTGCACACGGCGAGCGTGCGACGGCGCGGGTCGGCAGCCTGCTCGGCATCGCGTTCCTGATCTGCTTCGTCACCGGTTTGCTGAGCCACCTCATCCAGCACCCGCCCGAATGGTTCTTCTGGCCCAGCCGGCCGGCCTGGCTCTACCGGGTCAACCAGGGCGCGCACGTGATCTCCGGGGTCGCGGCCATTCCGCTGCTGCTGGCCAAGCTCTGGAGCGTGTACCCGAAGCTGTTCGAGCGTCCGCTCGTGCGCTCGCTGCCGCACGCGGTGGAACGGCTGTCCATCCTGGTGCTTTCCGGTTCGGCTTTCTTCGAGCTGAGCACGGGACTGCTGAACGTCGCGCAGAACTACCCGTGGAACTTCTACTTCCCCGAGGTGCACTACGCGGTGGCGTGGGTGGCGATCGGGTCGGTGTTCGTGCACGTCGCGGTGAAGCTGCCGGTCGTGCGGCGCGCGTTGAGCAGGGAGCCGGAGGCGGCCGAGCCGGAGAAGACGCCGGGTCTCTCACGAAGGGGCTTCCTGCGCACCACGTGGATCACGACCGGGGTCGCGGTGGTGGCCACCGCCGGGGTGGCCGTTCCAGCGCTGCGGAACGTCTCCGGACTGTCTTGGCGGTCGGACAAGGGCACGCAGAAGCTCCCGGTGAACCGCACGGCCGTGGCAGCCCAGGTGACCATGACCGCACGCGATCCGAACTGGCGTCTCGAGGTGGCCACCCCGGCCGGCACGAAGCAGCTCACGCTCGCCGATTTGCGTGCGTTACCGCAAACCACGGCGGAGCTGCCGATCGCGTGTGTCGAGGGCTGGAGCCAGATCGCGACGTGGCGGGGGGTCTCGTTCCCCGACCTGTTACGCGCGGTGGGCAGCGAACCGGGTGCCGAGGTGCGGGTTTCGTCGCTCGAAAAGGCCGGTCTGTACGCCACGAGCCTGCTACCCGGCGAGCACACGTCCGATTCGCTCACCTTGCTGGCACTGGAGCTGAACGGGGAAACGCTGAACATCGACCACGGCTATCCGTGCCGCGTGATCGCACCCAGCCGTCCGGGCGTGCTGCAGACGAAGTGGGTCGAAAAGCTGGAGGTCCTGTGA
- a CDS encoding methyltransferase domain-containing protein — translation MKLAEGREFDRGLLGQRCWLELANGGRAELPVDRWTDDGGPADAVLLDACEGPTLDIGCGPGRLTAALARRGVVALGVDSSPVAVRLTRQRGASALQRNVFGRIPGEGRWNHVLLADGNIGIGGDPDALLRRVGELLSGDGDVLVELESPGKGLHRDHVRLRPASAGGRWFTWAWVGVDAIAEVAARTGFRVDWTTSHGHRWFAKLERA, via the coding sequence GTGAAACTTGCCGAGGGAAGGGAGTTCGACCGAGGACTGCTCGGTCAGCGATGTTGGCTGGAACTCGCGAACGGTGGACGCGCGGAACTGCCGGTGGACCGGTGGACCGACGACGGCGGACCGGCAGACGCTGTGTTGCTCGACGCGTGCGAGGGTCCGACGCTCGACATCGGCTGCGGTCCGGGCCGGTTGACCGCCGCGTTGGCCCGTCGTGGCGTCGTGGCGCTCGGCGTGGACAGTTCGCCCGTCGCCGTGCGGCTGACCCGGCAGCGCGGGGCGAGTGCCTTGCAGCGCAACGTTTTCGGCCGCATTCCCGGGGAGGGGCGGTGGAACCACGTGCTGCTGGCCGACGGCAACATCGGCATCGGCGGCGACCCGGACGCGCTGCTGCGCCGGGTGGGTGAGCTGCTCTCGGGCGATGGCGACGTGCTCGTGGAGCTCGAATCGCCGGGCAAGGGACTGCACCGCGACCACGTGCGCCTGCGCCCGGCCTCGGCCGGCGGCCGGTGGTTCACCTGGGCCTGGGTCGGCGTCGACGCGATCGCCGAAGTCGCCGCGCGGACCGGTTTCCGCGTCGACTGGACCACCAGCCATGGCCACCGCTGGTTCGCGAAGCTGGAGCGGGCGTGA
- a CDS encoding TIGR04282 family arsenosugar biosynthesis glycosyltransferase, protein MTRKFCLLVIAKAPVPGFAKTRLCPPATAGQAGEIAAAALLDTLDAVTATAGALPVVAMTGDLAAAARSAEIGQALRRTTVIAQRGWDFGTRLANAHADITAVHAGLPVLQIGMDTPQVTPALLTDAIRPVLEGAHSAVLGGAEDGGWWGLGLADPRHADVLAQVPMSQEDTGDRTREALAASGLRVGELPVLSDVDTIADARRVAALRPGSRFAAAVDAVEVTA, encoded by the coding sequence ATGACGCGGAAGTTCTGCCTGCTGGTGATCGCGAAGGCACCGGTACCGGGTTTCGCCAAGACCCGGTTGTGCCCGCCGGCCACTGCCGGACAGGCCGGGGAGATCGCCGCCGCCGCACTACTGGACACGCTCGACGCGGTGACCGCGACCGCCGGGGCGCTGCCGGTGGTCGCGATGACCGGTGACCTGGCCGCCGCGGCGCGCTCGGCCGAGATCGGGCAGGCGTTGCGGCGCACCACCGTGATCGCCCAGCGTGGCTGGGACTTCGGTACCCGGCTTGCCAACGCGCATGCCGACATCACGGCGGTGCACGCCGGATTGCCCGTGCTGCAGATCGGCATGGACACACCGCAGGTCACCCCAGCGTTACTCACCGACGCCATCCGGCCGGTGCTGGAAGGCGCCCACTCCGCGGTGCTGGGCGGGGCGGAGGACGGCGGCTGGTGGGGCCTGGGGCTCGCCGACCCCCGGCATGCCGACGTGCTCGCCCAGGTACCGATGTCGCAGGAGGACACCGGGGACCGGACTCGCGAAGCGCTGGCCGCCAGCGGCCTGCGCGTGGGCGAACTACCCGTACTGTCCGATGTGGACACCATCGCGGACGCCCGGCGGGTCGCCGCGCTCCGGCCGGGCAGCAGGTTCGCGGCCGCCGTCGATGCGGTGGAGGTGACCGCGTGA
- a CDS encoding glycosyltransferase family 2 protein, whose amino-acid sequence MNELAVDVVLPCLDEAAALPGVLAALPPGYRAIVVDNGSRDGSPTVAAGLGAKVVDEPRRGYGAAVHTGLEAATADVVCFADADGSLDLADLPKLVAALHAGADLAVGRRVPVRRAVWPWHARLGNAVLSLLMRTRGLPVRDIAPLRAVRREDLLKLGVADRAFGYPLELLVKAQRAGWQVSELDISYRERAKGTKSKVSGSVRGTLRAVRDFGRVLTR is encoded by the coding sequence GTGAACGAACTCGCAGTAGACGTCGTGCTGCCCTGCCTCGACGAGGCGGCTGCCCTGCCCGGAGTGCTGGCCGCACTGCCGCCCGGGTACCGCGCGATCGTGGTGGACAACGGGTCCCGTGACGGATCCCCCACGGTCGCGGCCGGCCTCGGGGCGAAGGTGGTGGACGAACCGCGCCGCGGTTACGGCGCCGCGGTGCACACCGGACTCGAGGCCGCGACCGCCGACGTGGTGTGCTTCGCCGACGCGGACGGGTCACTCGACCTGGCAGACCTGCCGAAGCTCGTGGCGGCGCTGCACGCGGGCGCCGACCTCGCGGTCGGCAGGCGGGTTCCGGTGCGGCGCGCGGTGTGGCCGTGGCACGCACGCCTGGGTAACGCCGTGCTGTCGCTGCTCATGCGGACACGGGGGCTGCCAGTGCGGGACATCGCGCCGCTGCGCGCGGTGCGCCGCGAGGACCTGCTGAAGCTCGGCGTAGCCGATCGCGCCTTCGGGTACCCGTTGGAGCTGCTGGTCAAGGCACAGCGAGCGGGATGGCAGGTCAGTGAACTCGACATCAGCTACCGGGAACGGGCGAAGGGCACCAAGTCGAAGGTGTCCGGCTCGGTGCGCGGGACCCTGCGGGCAGTGCGCGACTTCGGGCGGGTGCTGACCCGATGA
- a CDS encoding response regulator transcription factor yields MEDQAGRVLVVDDDETVRDVVRRYLEAAGFAVDLAGDGSAALSRFAARTPDLVVLDVMMPGMGGLEVCRRLRQVSQVPIVMLTALGEEENRIAGLQLGADDYVTKPFSPKELSLRVASVLRRARMPLPDPPAAELVDGDLRLQMTARQATLDGEVLPLTTREFDLLAFLLSHPGVAFSRADLLEKVWGWDFGDQSTVTVHVRRLREKIERDPAKPARVATVWGVGYRYDGVAG; encoded by the coding sequence ATGGAGGACCAGGCCGGCCGCGTGCTCGTGGTCGACGACGACGAGACGGTGCGCGATGTCGTCCGCCGCTATCTCGAGGCCGCCGGTTTCGCGGTGGATCTGGCCGGGGACGGCTCCGCCGCGCTGTCCCGGTTCGCCGCGCGCACCCCGGACCTCGTGGTGCTCGACGTGATGATGCCCGGGATGGGCGGGCTCGAGGTGTGCCGGCGGCTGCGTCAGGTCAGTCAGGTGCCGATCGTGATGCTCACCGCGCTCGGTGAGGAGGAGAACCGCATCGCCGGGCTGCAGCTGGGCGCGGACGACTACGTGACCAAGCCGTTCAGCCCGAAGGAGCTGTCGCTGCGGGTCGCTTCGGTGCTGCGCCGGGCACGGATGCCGTTGCCGGACCCGCCCGCGGCGGAACTCGTGGACGGCGATCTGCGGCTGCAGATGACCGCCCGCCAGGCCACCCTCGACGGCGAGGTGCTGCCGTTGACCACGCGTGAGTTCGACCTGCTGGCCTTCCTGCTGTCCCATCCCGGGGTGGCGTTCAGCCGGGCCGACCTGCTGGAGAAGGTGTGGGGCTGGGACTTCGGCGACCAGTCCACCGTCACTGTCCACGTGCGACGGCTGCGCGAGAAGATCGAACGTGACCCGGCCAAGCCGGCCCGCGTCGCGACGGTATGGGGCGTCGGCTACCGCTACGACGGGGTGGCGGGATGA
- a CDS encoding sensor histidine kinase: MIGTGETTWEMVLHVLHILPFAMLFALPVAALGGLTLYLVRHRSLATTMTTLVLTPVAALLVGILGISGFMFTEALTTELLVCLLVALVTVPAAIVFGRGVARRSVWEREARDRERAAESSRRELVAWISHDLRSPLAGIQAMAEALADGVVCERSEVADYAQRISGETTRLSGMVGDLFELSRITAGTLELTMSAVPLRDVVSDAVAAQSPVAQRKQVQVLENASAWPVVSGSDPELARIVRNLVSNAIRHTPPDGTVAVQLGIDGDQALLAVDDSCGGIPDDEISRVFDVAFRGTQARTPDRTGTTSGGGLGLAIAKGLVEAHRGHIGVQNHGPGCRFEVRLPLAVS; the protein is encoded by the coding sequence ATGATCGGCACCGGCGAAACGACGTGGGAGATGGTCCTCCACGTCCTGCACATCCTGCCGTTCGCGATGCTGTTCGCCCTTCCGGTGGCGGCGCTCGGCGGGCTCACGCTCTACCTGGTCCGGCACCGGTCACTGGCCACCACCATGACCACCCTGGTGCTGACCCCGGTCGCCGCGCTGCTCGTCGGGATCCTCGGCATCAGCGGGTTCATGTTCACCGAGGCGCTCACCACCGAACTGCTGGTGTGCCTGCTGGTGGCGCTGGTGACGGTGCCCGCGGCCATCGTGTTCGGCCGTGGGGTCGCACGGCGCAGTGTGTGGGAACGCGAGGCGCGCGACCGGGAACGCGCCGCCGAATCGTCGCGGCGGGAACTGGTCGCGTGGATCAGCCACGACCTGCGCAGCCCGCTGGCCGGCATCCAGGCGATGGCCGAGGCGCTGGCCGACGGTGTGGTCTGCGAACGGTCCGAGGTCGCCGACTACGCCCAGCGCATCAGCGGGGAGACCACCCGGCTGTCCGGCATGGTCGGCGATCTCTTCGAACTCTCCCGGATCACCGCGGGAACGCTGGAGCTGACCATGTCCGCGGTGCCGTTGCGCGACGTGGTGAGCGACGCGGTCGCCGCGCAGTCCCCGGTGGCCCAGCGCAAACAAGTCCAGGTGCTGGAGAACGCGTCGGCGTGGCCGGTGGTGTCCGGCAGCGATCCGGAGCTGGCGCGGATCGTGCGGAACCTGGTGTCCAACGCCATCCGGCACACCCCACCGGACGGGACGGTCGCGGTCCAGCTGGGCATCGACGGTGACCAGGCGCTGCTCGCCGTCGACGATTCGTGCGGCGGCATTCCGGACGACGAGATCAGCCGGGTCTTCGACGTCGCCTTCCGGGGTACGCAGGCCCGCACCCCCGACCGCACGGGCACCACCAGCGGCGGCGGGCTCGGCCTGGCGATCGCGAAGGGCCTCGTGGAGGCCCACCGCGGGCACATCGGAGTGCAGAACCACGGACCCGGTTGCCGTTTCGAGGTCCGCTTGCCACTGGCGGTGTCCTGA
- a CDS encoding MBL fold metallo-hydrolase, with protein MRSIQVGDIEVQALTDGRLRFPASFFPGLEPGNSPGVIAADGSVSVATGAFLIRGHGRTILVDAGFGPRPLGSPQDLPHAEDTGGLPAALEAAGCAPGDVDTLLLSDLHARHVGWVAPHGKPFFPNAEVLHGESGWEALITPAGRHEWARVALEAIRREGRLRGLNGIEEIAPGVTARPAPGHTPGQYVLEVVDQEHRAVLLGGVFQLPAQLADPGIGFLADRDADQAAHTRRRWLDDLAGTDTIAAAGHFPDEPFFRITTHHTVEPVSALPAA; from the coding sequence ATGCGTTCCATTCAGGTAGGGGACATCGAGGTCCAGGCGCTGACGGACGGCCGGTTGCGTTTTCCGGCCTCGTTCTTCCCCGGCCTGGAGCCGGGAAATTCGCCGGGAGTGATCGCTGCGGACGGCTCCGTTTCCGTGGCCACCGGTGCGTTCCTGATCCGTGGCCACGGCCGGACAATCCTCGTTGACGCCGGGTTCGGTCCGCGGCCGCTGGGCTCACCGCAGGACCTGCCGCACGCCGAGGACACCGGTGGGCTGCCCGCCGCACTCGAGGCGGCCGGCTGCGCTCCCGGCGACGTCGACACGCTGCTGCTCAGTGATCTGCACGCCAGGCACGTCGGCTGGGTCGCGCCCCACGGCAAGCCGTTCTTCCCGAACGCCGAGGTACTGCACGGCGAATCCGGGTGGGAAGCGCTGATCACACCGGCCGGCCGCCACGAATGGGCCAGAGTGGCTTTGGAGGCCATTCGCCGGGAGGGGCGGCTGCGTGGCCTCAACGGGATCGAGGAGATCGCTCCCGGAGTCACGGCGCGGCCCGCGCCCGGCCACACCCCGGGCCAGTACGTGCTGGAAGTCGTGGATCAGGAGCACCGTGCCGTGCTGCTCGGCGGCGTGTTCCAGCTCCCGGCCCAGCTGGCCGATCCCGGAATCGGCTTCCTCGCCGACCGTGACGCGGACCAGGCCGCGCACACGCGCCGGCGGTGGCTGGACGACCTCGCCGGCACCGACACGATCGCCGCCGCGGGGCATTTCCCGGACGAGCCATTCTTCCGGATCACCACACACCACACCGTGGAACCGGTTTCCGCGCTCCCGGCGGCCTGA
- a CDS encoding NAD-dependent epimerase/dehydratase family protein yields MRVLITGGAGFIGSRIADRLADDGDEVVVLDNLLPTAHGSAVAPEYTRRHRFLRGDVTDAELVAELLDGVDAVCHQAAVVGHGIDPSDAPSYALNNDYGTAVLLAGMHAAKVRKLVLASSMVVYGEGRYSCAEHGIVPPAPRRQSDVDAGRFEPTCRRCGNGLSWQLVPEDAPLLPRSTYAATKLAQEHLAGAWARQTGGTVWAMRYHNVYGPRMPQNTPYAGVASLFRSALERGEAPTVLEDGQQQRDFVHVDDVARANVLALRTEGPAADLTPLNVCSGQPHSVGDLARELARACGGPEPRIVGGARPADVRHVVADPARARDLLGFTAETSFEEGIASFATAELRTSVA; encoded by the coding sequence GTGCGAGTGCTCATCACCGGCGGGGCCGGGTTCATCGGGTCCCGGATCGCCGATCGGCTGGCCGACGACGGAGACGAGGTCGTCGTCCTGGACAACCTGCTGCCCACCGCGCACGGCTCGGCCGTCGCTCCCGAGTACACGCGCCGGCACCGGTTCCTGCGCGGCGACGTCACCGACGCCGAACTCGTCGCGGAATTGCTGGACGGCGTCGACGCGGTCTGCCACCAGGCCGCAGTAGTCGGGCACGGGATCGATCCGTCCGACGCGCCCTCCTACGCGTTGAACAACGACTACGGGACCGCGGTGCTGCTCGCGGGGATGCACGCGGCGAAGGTGCGCAAGCTGGTGCTCGCCTCCTCGATGGTCGTCTACGGGGAGGGCCGGTACTCCTGTGCCGAGCACGGGATCGTGCCACCTGCTCCACGCCGTCAGTCCGATGTGGACGCGGGACGGTTCGAGCCGACCTGCCGGCGGTGCGGCAACGGGCTGAGCTGGCAGCTGGTACCCGAGGACGCTCCCCTTCTGCCCCGAAGCACCTATGCGGCAACGAAACTGGCGCAGGAGCACCTCGCTGGGGCCTGGGCGAGGCAGACCGGCGGGACCGTCTGGGCGATGCGGTACCACAACGTCTACGGCCCGCGGATGCCGCAGAACACGCCCTACGCCGGAGTGGCGTCGTTGTTCCGTTCGGCGCTGGAGCGCGGTGAAGCACCGACCGTGCTGGAGGACGGGCAGCAGCAACGCGATTTCGTGCACGTCGACGACGTGGCCCGGGCGAACGTGCTCGCGCTCCGCACCGAGGGGCCGGCCGCGGATCTCACGCCGCTGAACGTCTGCTCCGGACAGCCGCACAGCGTCGGTGATCTGGCACGCGAACTGGCGCGCGCCTGCGGCGGTCCGGAGCCGCGGATCGTCGGCGGTGCGCGACCGGCCGACGTGCGGCACGTCGTCGCCGACCCGGCGCGCGCCCGTGACCTGCTGGGATTCACCGCCGAAACGTCGTTCGAGGAGGGCATCGCCTCGTTCGCGACCGCGGAGCTGCGCACGTCAGTCGCCTGA
- a CDS encoding MogA/MoaB family molybdenum cofactor biosynthesis protein codes for MERSAQRLGRALVVIVDDRVAHGEHEDTAGPLVTELLEETGFIVDGVVVVEAETAGIRNALNTAVIGGADLVITVGGTGVSPRDRTPDATAGVLDRPIAGIGEALRASGLAAGAVDAGISRGLAGVSGSTLVVNLAGSRAAVRDGMATLSSLVPHVIDELSGLEEV; via the coding sequence ATGGAACGGAGCGCACAGCGGCTGGGCCGGGCACTCGTGGTGATCGTCGACGACCGGGTCGCGCACGGTGAGCACGAGGACACAGCCGGGCCCCTCGTCACCGAGCTGCTCGAAGAGACCGGGTTCATCGTCGACGGCGTCGTGGTGGTCGAGGCCGAGACGGCGGGTATCCGCAACGCGCTCAACACCGCGGTGATCGGCGGCGCCGATCTGGTCATCACCGTCGGCGGCACCGGCGTCTCCCCACGGGACCGCACGCCCGACGCCACCGCCGGTGTGCTCGACCGGCCGATCGCGGGCATCGGCGAGGCACTGCGCGCGTCCGGGCTCGCGGCGGGAGCGGTGGACGCGGGGATCTCCCGCGGGCTGGCCGGCGTTTCCGGGAGCACCCTGGTGGTCAACCTGGCCGGTTCCCGCGCCGCGGTGCGCGACGGCATGGCCACGCTGTCGTCGCTCGTACCGCACGTGATCGACGAGCTGTCCGGGCTCGAGGAGGTCTGA